A genome region from Thermodesulfobacteriota bacterium includes the following:
- a CDS encoding CvpA family protein: protein APPPRWGLAAGLARGIAHALLFLVPYAVLQGLGYALYRLGRAIFLGGLDRAAGAVFGATAACLLAGAGLGLAARSGWGGEWLAASQLAKPLQEAFQRVLAWASQLGA from the coding sequence CGCGCCCCCCCCCCGCTGGGGGCTGGCGGCCGGTCTGGCCCGGGGCATCGCCCACGCCCTGCTCTTCCTGGTGCCCTACGCCGTCCTCCAGGGGCTCGGATACGCCCTGTATCGGCTCGGCCGGGCCATCTTCCTGGGCGGGCTCGACCGGGCCGCCGGGGCGGTGTTCGGCGCCACGGCGGCGTGCCTGCTGGCGGGGGCCGGACTGGGGCTCGCGGCCCGTTCGGGCTGGGGCGGCGAGTGGCTCGCTGCCTCGCAGCTCGCCAAGCCCCTGCAGGAAGCCTTCCAGCGGGTCCTCGCCTGGGCCTCCCAGCTCGGGGCATGA